The stretch of DNA gtgactttttttttttttttttgcgtaaAGCCTCAGGCTCGAGTCGGGCTTaagtattttcaaatgttatttaacaagaaaaaatctctctctctctctatttctctcacAGACTCTCTGGCAATCGTCTGTGTCGACGTGTCACGGGAAGCGGGAAGATAAACAGAGCGTAGCCAatgcattagcattagcctggTGAGCTAGCAGTCGCTAATggatgaaataaagcaaaaaactTGCAGAAGAGGAGCTTCTTAAAATCCCAAATGATTCAGGGAAAGCTGCTGTGTTGTGGAAACATTCTGACCTTGATGTGATTAACGGATAAAAACCTCCAATCTTCCTCCACAACTCTTAAATAGCATCGCAATCGCCGGTAACTGTTCAGCTGTTCAGGAAAGATGTTTATCAGTGTTCATCTGGTCGATATTCAGAAAAGGCTAAGTTGATCTTCAAATGGcagataatttattattttgagatGCTGCAGTGTTACATGTTTTTAGTTGTATTGCTACTAAACCTACAGCTAATCAGCTGGTAGAGGTTATAACACTATGTTTTGTTCTGGTGAGCCGTCACGTCAATCTAATCATATAACTTTGTCTTTGAAGGagaaataacattaatgataaCAAAACTATAGCTTCGGGTCTCGTGTCAGGTTCGAATATGAAAGGCGCAGGTACGGGCCAGGTTCCGGTCTCGGTTTTAGGCCCGTGCAGAACGCTTCGCCACTCTTGCCTTCGACTCTCGCCTTCATTTCACTCACACTGTTGGCTCAGACACATGTGCTGTTTGCTTCTACTTCAGCAGCGCAGCAAGTAATTTGCGTTGCGTGCCAACattcctgtttcacagagaaGGTCCACTGATGTTGGTCCAGTGAGCTACAActgagatacagtatgtgtgtgtgtgtgtgtgtgtttagtttgggtgtgtgtgtgcacatgtgaaaGCGAGTGGATGACTGTAGAAACAGAGCTGGAAGATATGTGGATGACAATGACGCTAGGCTTTGACAGACGGGAACCGAGGAGACGATGGAGCTACATACAAGAGCATCATACTAgtgtaatactgtaataatactaCTGTAATACATACTAGTAAATTATTCTCTTTCAATATCAATACAATATTCACATTACAGTTATGAAATAGTTTGAAATATCATTAAATGCTTATAACTTTTGGGTAGTTGTAGGAAAATTGGATATGAGGACTTTTTTTGGGGTCATTCATTACCCTTAAATACTGTTAATATTCTGACTCCTCACAATATCctctcataattagtctctatatCAAACTTCTGAActacaaatctatttttcattcataaatacctcattATTAAACCTTAAttaagctttcagagagcagataGAGTGTGTTCTTTAGGTTTCACACTATTTGTTTATGGAAAAACTTCACAATCACATCATATTACCGTCCTATGTTacctaaaacaggagaacataatgatttcaatgaatgttattgaatgtgaagactgcaacaacatttttgaactTTTTCATAAATACTGATCAAATTTAACgcagctgcacaaaaatgtaaataagtttaaatatttccatttttgagTCACTTTAGGACTTTAAGGTGAAAAGAATCTTGTTTAGTCtgttctcaaatgtaaaaatgggtcaaatttgacatgaacagtatgtaagggttaaaggGTCACCCCaccgattttacacatgaagttcagtttactcgCCAAGCGAAGTACGACTCAgtgtgtgaaaacagttgtataatatcTTCTGCGGGCTCTGCAGGAGCTTTGTAAAGTCTGATAAATTAACCCTAAAGATGCAaactgagttgcattatgggaattgtggGATCCAGATacctaaaagtcaggatatctctgcCTCGGCTGCTTCGAtttttaccttttctttttaaaaatctgtctcttgtgagtccTGAAACTTTATGGAAGTGTAACGCTAAATTGTTGAGTAGCACATTAACTTGACAGCACACACATgtctgctgctgacagacagaaggaTTAAAAACATCTTCATACATGACTTAACATTTATATTGTGCACCTAATGAGCTCAGTTTTTCCAATATGCTCCTATTTAGCCAAGCAACATGTGTCATCAAGATCCTTTAGTCTGTAACAAAGATTTCTAAATCCGACTATTTTTGTTGTTAGTAAACCGTAAAATATGCTAGATTTGTGTGACGCATATGTTTTGAATAACACTTTCCGGTAATTTTGAGGGTAAAATATACAACAATTTCTACGTCAAACTGCTTTGGAAATTCAACCAATACAACCTCATCAGAGAAACCAGCAAACAAAACTGTTTTGAGAGGATTTTCTGCTGCAGAAAAGCAGTAATTAATATACGTTAATTACTGTTTTTAGTGCGTCTGGGCCCTAGGGGTGACTGTACATCATATTAGCAGTTCTCATCTCTTCTGGGTCTGTTCTTGTGGTCTTGAAATTCCAAGATCAACTCAGTATGGAGCTGAAATAATCAGTcattcaacagaaaattaactggcggcaattattttgataattgattcataaaaaaagtgatttttcaagcaaaaatgctaaatatttaCTGGTTCCAGGCGCTCAAATGTGATGATCTGCTGCCTTTCTTCGttatatatgatagtaaatggAATATTTTGGGGCTTTTAGACGGTTAGTTGGTCACACAAAAGACATTTACAGATGTCACCTTGTGCTTTTTTTCCACTAtttcttgacattttatagactaaacgattaatcaattcagCAAGAAAATATTAATTGACAACGATAATactcattagttgcagctctaaccgagtgttgtaaataaaaagtCTTCTTTCTTTGGGcttagtaaatgtactttgtgcTTGTCAGAAAAAGTTTGGATGGTCTGTTCATCTCATTGTATTAATAAAACAGGAGAGGTTTATTTAAAGTGCTTCCTCTCTCTGTACTATGCAGATCAACAGCGCCCCCACAAGGATGTTACACTGTATTACAAGTGGAACATCAACATTTTATGACACTGCTAAAGCTGTTAGTGACTAAATCAACGAGCAGGTAgattatttattaaacaaacCTGCCATCTGTTGGATATAGAGAGACTCTGTCAGACCACGAGACGGAAACATGCAGTCGTACCTGCggcttttctttttccctcgTTCCTCCTCACCGGCCTCCGTCGCTCTCTCCGTGCCTTTTTCCTTCTTTAGCTTTTTACTGATGAGCTCCCTCATCTTCTCTTTCTTATCCGAGTCGTAATCTTCATCTGCGTCCATGTCATCTTCGACGTCATCGTCGGCCTCGTCGTCCGTCTGGAAAAACACGTTGACGTTTACAATCAGAGACAAGAGGCTCTGGGAACTTTGTCCGTGAAAAGTGCAGTTCTTCATCTGCACATTTTCTCTGACTTACCTCATCTGCATCTCCAGAtgtctccttctttttttttcttataaaaaggTAGAGGGAATACAGGTTAATGTTGGAAAAGGACAAATCAAGGATGTATGAAGAAGCActtattatataattatgaattaattcAGTCAGTCTATGTACTTATCAACTGCTGGAACGGAGCTCAGTCTGGGATCATCTTTAAGAAGGTCGTGACTGCTTTTGCTTTTTCCCTTTAGTGTCTGAAAGAACAAACAACGATGAGCAACTGATTTTGGTTTTAAATCTCTAATGAAgccatttctttttaatataaaccatatataaaaaaaaaaatcagtaattttGCACATATCTTTAATTAAccaacaaacactgacactgtGTATGCTGTACTATAAGTGCAGCATATACGGTGTAAATGTCCAACTAGAACCATCAAATGGAGCTGTTTCATGTTTCTTCTTGCATACAAGATTTTCAGACTTGCAGGTTTAACCAGTGTCCAAAATTCACCTACCAGGAGGACCAGTAGATAAAAAAATCCACCGGAcaagcatatttttttaatggccaaaaaaataaattgcctttttgtgtcacatatacattcatttcagtacatttcattgAGATAATAAGGTATTATGTTGaatacaaacttaaaaaaagaggccagaaattattttcatatattgaTCAGTGGTTAATccaatcaagtttatttgtagagcacatttaaaaacactttggtCGTTCACCAAAGTGTTGTACAGAGTTTTACATgcgtaactacagtcattgtgactgggctctgagtgcttccaaaacacgggtgacctacgctcaacgctgtacctgaacgcctccagtgtagacacacacacacacacagatggagcgctcccagctgctgctgttgatcGGCTAAATGTGCTGCTTGCTTTACGCTTTCTGTGCAGACACGGTGTCAGACCGTCTCGAGGGCTCCTACAGTTTCACAACACCGTTAAGACGTGTGTAAAAAACACATATGGTGCGCGCTTGTCTACACTGTACGGAGACCAACATGAGTAATTTCTTCCGAACCGtcatgccagatattttatgacatgactattttggtacaaacatttaccCACCAGTGTGGTGGACGGCCTTCCAAGATTTACTCACCAAACAGAAAATCTGCCCGTATTTGGCACTTGGCAGGTGTTAATTTTGGACTCTGGTTGTAACCCATCACCATCACTTGCCAATATCTCAGATTTAACTTTATATAGCATCTTATGACTTGGTGGAAAACGGTGAAGCGATGCCAGAATTTCATCTAACTTTTATTACAACTAAATAAAAGCCTGTTTGCTTTGACTGCACTGACTTTTAATGCCTCATGGTCTGCACCAAatccaagaaaaaaaacccccaaatatgtttaaataagttaaacaagacagacagagatttttAGATATTTCATGTCATAAAGAAGGTCTAGACTGCAGTCTTGATCTATAGCATCGCATTTCCAAACCTTCCTTTACAGTCACTCAGTAATGATGGTACTCAGATTCTCCCCATAGTTGTGAGGTGTGACTGACTGTTGTGAGGGCGAAGAGCAGAGGAGGTCGGTTTTAATAGTTTGTCAGACAAGACTAGTTTTGTAATTCAGTACCTGGCTGACTTGATTCAccatctcttcttcctcttcggCTTCCTCTCCAAATGATAACAGACTGAAGTTcctacaaagaaaaacattggcACTAAAgcaacaataacagcaacactaaaaataaattcagCCATGTGCCAAGTGCCAGGGGTATAACAATATTTTGTCCAAAAGACACTGTTGCTTGTTGTTATACCGCATGTGGCCGCTAAGAGAGGTTGTTGATGGTTATAAGGTTTCTGAGATCCACATACTTGTGGGGGGAAATGAAGCGGTAAAAAGATGAGGcagaagaaaacaagagagacaaagaaTCATCACAAAGACAGATAAAAATCTGGACACTCACTTTGTGGCTTTTGACTGTgatttctttccctcctctttatctttgtcttttttggcTTTCTTTATTTCACGAGGTATAATGTCGTCAAAAGGAGAATGCAGCACCTAAAAGAGACAAAACGTCCTAACGTCAGTATTTATATTGCAAAGACTAAATACTTAAAAGTTGACgagtaagtaaaaaaaagaagaaaaacaagaaagtaCCTCAGCAGTTTTTATCTTGTGGGGGTTCAGAGGTCTTTCATCGTCGTCACATTCAACTTCTGCTAATCTGAGCATATTATAAACTGTGTCTCCGGTGACCTGCGTTgggaattgaaaaaaaaaaaagcacaaatgatCACCTTCACTACTCTTCTACACATGCAATTCAGCATACCACGCTGATCTGGCTCCATCCACGTAGGAGGTATTTCACACATACGTCAGATATCTGATCcaacacatgaaatattaaGGTTCAGTTCTTCAGATCTACCTTTCCGAATatggtgtgtttgttgttgagCTCATCCGCCCGTCCCAAAGTGAAGAAAAACTGACTGCCGTTATCATGTGGTCCAGCATTTGCCATGGCGACCAAACCTCTCCGATTGAAGCGCAATCTGGAGTGAAATTCATCCTatggaagtgaaaaaaaagacgCAGGTATTCCACTGTAAGTTTCTAAAAAAGATTATTTCAATGTCAGCTGAACGTGTATTATGTAGAACTATAAAAGGAGAAGCAGTCTGACCTTGAATGTCCGGCCATAGATGGACTCTCCACCTGTCCCTGTTCCAGTGGGATCTCCACCCTGAATAATGAAG from Thunnus albacares chromosome 18, fThuAlb1.1, whole genome shotgun sequence encodes:
- the cwc27 gene encoding spliceosome-associated protein CWC27 homolog, which produces MSNIYIQEPPSNGKVLLKTSAGDIDIELWSKEAPKACRNFVQLCMEGYYDGTIFHRVVRDFIIQGGDPTGTGTGGESIYGRTFKDEFHSRLRFNRRGLVAMANAGPHDNGSQFFFTLGRADELNNKHTIFGKVTGDTVYNMLRLAEVECDDDERPLNPHKIKTAEVLHSPFDDIIPREIKKAKKDKDKEEGKKSQSKATKNFSLLSFGEEAEEEEEMVNQVSQTLKGKSKSSHDLLKDDPRLSSVPAVDKKKKKETSGDADETDDEADDDVEDDMDADEDYDSDKKEKMRELISKKLKKEKGTERATEAGEEERGKKKSRSDELRKEARQLKKELQAIKQRKEESSKPAVQEVKEEDKKPTNEAVAEYLEGRKKYEEMRKQKKKKGSTREEQTLALLNSFKSKLSSAITEGPEEDVEELAEDDDKGWMGHVLQFDEQTRKVKDANMQDEDTFEIYDPRNPVNKRRREESKKIMKEKKAKR